One region of Synechococcus elongatus PCC 11801 genomic DNA includes:
- a CDS encoding dipeptide ABC transporter ATP-binding protein, whose product MADPLLEIRQLQISFGDAIALQGLDLMVQPGESVGIVGESGSGKSVACLAIPGLLPKTASRSGQIAFRSVSGQPSRDLLTLPERELRQLRGDRLGFIFQEPMSSLNPVFSCGFQLLEAIQQHLPLSKAEAQQRAIALLQEVQLIREPSQAAALFARYPHQLSGGQRQRLMIAIALAANPDLLLADEPTTALDATVQASVLKLLRHLQQQRQMAMIFVSHDLGVISEVADRVVVLYRGQVVEQGLVADVLHRPQHPYTQGLVACRPQINPRSCYLPTVADFLEGHTEPRSLPARSITEEPLLQIKDLSITYRGRGTAFTAVQNLSLSLTAGATLGLVGESGCGKSSLARCLVGLVPPSHGEIWLDRQRLNPRLNRDRQRLRQSIQMVFQDPAAALDPRWTVGAAILEPLRIAKRLSDRAANQRLLKHWLQRVDLPIDIGDRYPHEFSGGQRQRICIARALVHQPRLLICDESVSALDVSVQAQILNLLKQLQAELGLTYLFISHDLAVVRYMSDRIVVMNQGQLEEDSPTEQLFQNPQSNYTRRLIAAIPGEVAA is encoded by the coding sequence ATGGCCGATCCACTCCTCGAAATTCGGCAATTGCAGATCAGCTTTGGCGACGCGATCGCCCTACAAGGACTGGATTTGATGGTTCAGCCTGGTGAATCGGTTGGGATTGTTGGCGAGTCGGGGTCTGGGAAATCGGTGGCCTGTTTGGCGATTCCGGGTTTGCTGCCCAAGACGGCCAGCCGCAGTGGGCAGATTGCCTTTCGTTCAGTTTCAGGGCAGCCCAGTCGCGACTTGTTGACGCTGCCAGAACGGGAGTTACGCCAGTTGCGGGGCGATCGCCTCGGCTTCATTTTTCAGGAGCCGATGAGTTCGCTCAATCCAGTCTTTAGCTGCGGCTTCCAGCTGTTAGAAGCGATTCAACAGCATTTGCCGTTGAGTAAGGCGGAAGCGCAGCAACGAGCGATCGCCCTGCTGCAAGAAGTGCAATTGATTCGAGAACCGTCGCAAGCTGCTGCTTTATTTGCCCGCTATCCCCATCAGCTGTCAGGTGGACAGCGCCAACGCTTAATGATTGCGATCGCGCTGGCCGCCAATCCAGATTTGCTGCTGGCAGACGAACCGACGACTGCTTTGGATGCAACGGTTCAAGCTTCCGTCCTGAAGCTCCTACGCCACCTGCAGCAGCAACGCCAGATGGCGATGATTTTTGTCAGCCATGACCTCGGCGTCATCTCCGAGGTGGCCGATCGCGTTGTCGTGCTCTATCGCGGTCAAGTGGTCGAGCAAGGGTTGGTGGCGGATGTCTTGCATCGACCGCAGCATCCCTACACGCAGGGACTTGTTGCCTGTCGCCCACAGATCAATCCCCGCAGTTGCTATCTGCCGACCGTCGCTGATTTTCTGGAAGGCCACACCGAACCGCGATCGCTACCAGCCCGCTCCATCACCGAAGAACCACTGCTACAGATCAAAGATCTCTCAATTACTTATCGAGGACGGGGAACGGCTTTTACGGCGGTGCAAAATCTGTCGCTCTCTCTAACAGCTGGTGCAACTCTCGGTCTCGTCGGTGAGTCGGGCTGTGGCAAAAGTAGTCTCGCCCGCTGTTTAGTCGGCTTGGTGCCGCCGAGTCATGGTGAAATTTGGCTCGATCGCCAACGGCTCAATCCTCGTCTCAACCGCGATCGCCAGCGCCTGCGCCAGAGCATTCAAATGGTTTTTCAAGATCCGGCCGCTGCACTGGATCCCCGCTGGACGGTTGGCGCTGCAATCTTAGAACCGCTTCGCATTGCCAAACGCTTAAGCGATCGCGCTGCTAATCAACGACTACTCAAACACTGGCTGCAGCGAGTTGATTTACCCATCGATATCGGCGATCGCTATCCCCATGAATTTTCTGGGGGTCAACGGCAGAGGATCTGTATTGCCCGTGCACTCGTTCATCAGCCGCGCCTGCTGATTTGTGACGAGTCTGTGTCAGCGCTAGATGTTTCAGTACAGGCGCAGATTCTCAACCTACTGAAGCAACTGCAAGCCGAGCTGGGTTTGACCTACCTATTTATCTCCCACGACCTCGCGGTGGTGCGCTACATGAGCGATCGCATTGTTGTGATGAATCAAGGCCAGCTCGAAGAAGATAGTCCGACAGAACAGCTATTTCAAAATCCACAGTCGAACTATACGCGCCGCTTGATTGCAGCCATTCCGGGCGAAGTCGCTGCCTAA
- the trmD gene encoding tRNA (guanosine(37)-N1)-methyltransferase TrmD: MRFDLITLFPEFFQSPLQSGLIGKAIAKGLAEVHCTNPRDFTSDRHHKVDDEPYGGGAGMVLKPEPLFAALESLPTLPARQVIYLSPQGEPMTQALFQELADSVDQLVMVCGHYEGIDERVMTLIDREISLGDFVLTCGEIPALALLNGVLRLRPGTIGKEESHRCDSFSDGLLDYPHYTRPAEFRGLRVPEVLLSGNHGAIAAWRRQQQMERTRDRRPDLYQTWQTQQSEPNC, encoded by the coding sequence ATGCGCTTTGACCTGATCACCCTCTTCCCTGAGTTTTTTCAGAGCCCTTTGCAATCTGGGTTGATTGGTAAGGCGATCGCGAAAGGCTTAGCAGAGGTGCACTGCACGAATCCGCGTGACTTCACTAGCGATCGCCACCATAAAGTGGACGATGAGCCCTATGGCGGCGGGGCGGGAATGGTGCTCAAGCCAGAGCCGCTGTTTGCCGCACTGGAGTCGTTGCCCACTCTGCCAGCGCGGCAAGTGATTTATCTCAGTCCGCAGGGCGAACCGATGACGCAGGCACTCTTTCAAGAGCTAGCGGACTCGGTGGATCAGTTGGTGATGGTTTGCGGCCATTACGAAGGGATTGACGAGCGCGTGATGACGCTGATTGATCGCGAAATTTCCCTGGGTGATTTCGTACTGACCTGTGGCGAAATTCCGGCGCTCGCTTTGCTCAATGGCGTGTTGCGGCTGCGCCCCGGCACGATCGGTAAGGAAGAATCCCATCGCTGCGATAGTTTTAGCGACGGATTACTGGATTACCCGCACTACACTCGTCCGGCAGAATTTCGAGGACTGAGAGTCCCAGAGGTGTTGCTGTCGGGGAATCACGGTGCGATCGCGGCTTGGCGGCGGCAGCAACAGATGGAGCGAACCCGCGATCGCCGACCGGATCTCTACCAAACTTGGCAGACACAGCAGTCGGAGCCAAACTGTTAG
- the ndhN gene encoding NAD(P)H-quinone oxidoreductase subunit N, whose protein sequence is MALITTGGKFLRALEQEGALAVYAPLEGGYEGRYLRRLRSKGYSALTYSARGLGDPAQFLMAVHGIRPPHFGKQTIGNEAAVGRVEFALPLAGYPLQNLPANAKGLVLWLLEGHVLSPQELSYFVSLPQQEPRLKVVIEMGGDRSFSWKPLAAVAEAA, encoded by the coding sequence ATGGCATTGATCACCACTGGCGGCAAATTTCTGCGGGCCTTAGAACAAGAGGGTGCCCTAGCCGTCTATGCCCCCTTGGAAGGTGGCTATGAAGGTCGCTATCTGCGGCGGCTGCGCAGCAAAGGCTACAGCGCCCTGACTTACAGCGCACGGGGCTTGGGTGATCCAGCCCAGTTCCTGATGGCCGTTCACGGAATCCGCCCCCCTCACTTTGGCAAGCAAACCATCGGTAACGAGGCAGCGGTCGGTCGCGTCGAATTCGCATTGCCCTTAGCAGGCTATCCCTTGCAGAACCTGCCGGCCAATGCCAAAGGGCTGGTGCTCTGGCTTTTAGAAGGCCACGTGCTTTCTCCTCAAGAGTTGAGTTACTTCGTGTCGTTGCCACAGCAGGAGCCCCGACTCAAAGTGGTGATTGAAATGGGCGGCGATCGCAGCTTCTCTTGGAAACCCTTGGCTGCTGTGGCCGAGGCTGCTTAG
- the rplC gene encoding 50S ribosomal protein L3, producing MSIGILGTKLGMTQIFDESGKAVPVTVIQAGPCPITQIKTVATDGYNAVQVGFLEVREKQLSKPELGHLSKAGAPPLRHLLEYRVANTDGLELGQALTADRFEAGQKVDVQGYTIGRGFSGYQKRHGFARGPMSHGSKNHRLPGSTGAGTTPGRVYPGKRMAGRYGNDKTTIRGLTVVRVDADRNLLLVKGSVPGKPGALLNITPATVVGQQA from the coding sequence GTGTCTATCGGCATACTCGGCACCAAGCTCGGCATGACCCAGATTTTCGATGAATCTGGTAAGGCAGTTCCCGTGACTGTCATTCAAGCTGGGCCTTGCCCGATCACTCAGATCAAAACTGTGGCGACGGATGGCTACAACGCCGTCCAAGTCGGCTTCTTGGAAGTTCGCGAAAAGCAACTGTCCAAGCCGGAACTTGGCCACCTTTCCAAAGCGGGTGCACCGCCACTGCGTCACCTCTTGGAATACCGCGTTGCTAACACTGATGGTCTAGAGCTGGGTCAAGCTCTCACGGCTGATCGGTTTGAAGCGGGCCAGAAAGTAGACGTTCAAGGCTACACGATTGGTCGCGGTTTTTCTGGCTATCAAAAGCGCCATGGCTTTGCCCGTGGTCCGATGAGCCACGGTTCGAAAAACCACCGTCTTCCCGGTTCGACGGGTGCAGGGACGACTCCTGGTCGCGTCTATCCTGGCAAGCGGATGGCAGGTCGCTATGGCAACGACAAAACAACGATTCGCGGCTTGACCGTGGTTCGAGTCGATGCAGACCGCAATCTGCTTCTGGTCAAAGGTTCGGTTCCGGGTAAACCAGGTGCTCTGCTCAACATCACGCCCGCCACTGTGGTCGGGCAACAGGCCTAA
- the rplD gene encoding 50S ribosomal protein L4: MVDYVIQDWQGQTAGNITVDLRAAKEESAAAIVHRALIRQLANARQGNHSSKTRSEVRGGGRKPWKQKGTGRARAGSIRSPLWRGGGVIFGPKPRDYSIKMNRKERRLALRTALVSRSADLVVVQEFADQISRPKTKDVVEALTRWGVEPGVKVLLITAERDQNVELSVRNLSNVKLITATNLNVFDLLNADRIVSTSAALEKIQEVYGG; encoded by the coding sequence ATGGTTGATTACGTCATTCAGGATTGGCAGGGCCAAACCGCAGGCAACATCACGGTTGATTTGCGGGCTGCGAAAGAAGAAAGTGCTGCGGCGATCGTGCACCGCGCCTTGATCCGTCAATTGGCCAACGCACGACAAGGCAACCACTCCAGCAAAACCCGCTCGGAAGTGCGGGGGGGTGGCCGTAAGCCTTGGAAACAAAAAGGAACAGGGCGTGCTCGCGCTGGTTCAATTCGTTCTCCCCTCTGGCGGGGTGGCGGGGTTATCTTCGGACCCAAGCCCCGCGACTACAGCATCAAAATGAACCGCAAAGAGCGTCGTTTGGCGCTGCGGACTGCTTTGGTGAGCCGGAGTGCGGATCTGGTGGTCGTCCAAGAGTTTGCCGACCAAATCAGCCGTCCCAAAACGAAAGATGTGGTTGAAGCCTTGACCCGTTGGGGTGTTGAGCCTGGCGTCAAAGTTCTATTGATCACTGCCGAGCGCGACCAAAACGTCGAGCTGTCAGTGCGCAACTTGTCCAACGTCAAGCTGATCACGGCAACCAATCTCAACGTCTTTGATCTGCTCAATGCAGATCGAATTGTCAGCACCAGTGCAGCGCTGGAGAAGATTCAGGAGGTCTACGGTGGCTGA
- a CDS encoding 50S ribosomal protein L23 → MAEANIRALADIIRRPIITEKATRLLENNQYTFEVDPRASKPEIKAAIEALFQVKVVGLSTQLPPRKARRVGRFAGHRAQVKRAVARLADGDSITLFPEV, encoded by the coding sequence GTGGCTGAAGCGAATATTCGTGCACTCGCGGACATCATCCGTCGTCCGATCATCACTGAGAAAGCGACCCGGCTACTGGAAAACAATCAGTACACCTTTGAGGTCGATCCCCGTGCTAGCAAGCCTGAAATCAAGGCTGCGATCGAAGCCCTCTTCCAAGTCAAAGTGGTGGGTCTGAGCACACAGTTGCCACCGCGCAAAGCTCGTCGTGTGGGCCGTTTTGCTGGGCACCGTGCCCAAGTCAAGCGGGCGGTTGCTCGTTTGGCTGACGGCGATAGCATCACGCTCTTCCCCGAAGTTTGA
- the rplB gene encoding 50S ribosomal protein L2 gives MGIRAFRPYTPGTRERVVSDYAEITRNEPEKSLLVSKHRRKGRNNRGVITCRHRGGGHKRLYRIIDFKRDKRNIAGKIVSVEYDPNRNARISLVYYEDGEKRYILTPAGVQVGTTIIAGEDAPFEVGNALPLQNIPLGTTVHNVELVAGKGGQIVRAAGASAQVVAKEGNYVALKLPSTEVRLVRKECYATIGAVGNAEVRNTSLGKAGRKRWLGRRPEVRGSVMNPVDHPHGGGEGRAPIGRSGPVTPWGKPALGRKTRKKNKQSDRLIQRRRRKSSKRGRGGRDA, from the coding sequence ATGGGAATCCGAGCCTTTCGGCCTTACACACCGGGAACCCGCGAACGCGTCGTCTCTGACTACGCTGAAATTACGCGCAACGAGCCTGAAAAGTCGCTGCTGGTTTCCAAGCATCGGCGTAAGGGTCGCAACAACCGCGGTGTGATCACCTGCCGTCACCGGGGCGGCGGTCATAAACGTCTCTATCGCATCATTGACTTCAAGCGCGATAAGCGAAATATCGCCGGCAAAATTGTTTCGGTCGAATACGACCCGAACCGTAACGCCCGTATTTCGCTGGTCTATTACGAAGATGGCGAAAAACGCTACATCCTGACTCCAGCGGGCGTCCAAGTGGGCACCACGATCATCGCTGGTGAGGATGCACCCTTTGAAGTGGGCAATGCTTTGCCTCTGCAGAACATCCCTCTGGGTACGACTGTCCACAACGTGGAATTGGTTGCAGGTAAAGGCGGCCAAATTGTTCGTGCGGCAGGTGCTTCGGCTCAAGTAGTTGCGAAAGAAGGCAACTATGTGGCCCTCAAGCTTCCCTCGACTGAGGTGCGCTTGGTTCGCAAAGAGTGCTACGCCACGATTGGTGCTGTTGGCAACGCTGAAGTCCGTAATACCAGCTTGGGCAAAGCGGGCCGCAAACGTTGGCTGGGCCGTCGTCCGGAAGTTCGCGGTAGCGTCATGAACCCGGTGGATCACCCCCACGGTGGTGGTGAAGGTCGGGCTCCGATCGGTCGCAGTGGCCCGGTCACCCCTTGGGGCAAACCAGCTCTGGGTCGGAAAACACGGAAGAAGAACAAGCAGAGCGATCGCCTGATTCAGCGTCGTCGCCGCAAGTCTTCCAAACGGGGTCGCGGTGGTCGCGACGCGTAA
- the rpsS gene encoding 30S ribosomal protein S19, translating into MARSLKKGPFVADHLLRKVEKLNAKGDKQVIKTWSRASTILPQMIGHTIAVHNGRQHVPVYVTEQMVGHKLGEFAPTRTFRGHTKDKKAGR; encoded by the coding sequence ATGGCTCGCTCACTCAAAAAAGGTCCTTTTGTCGCAGACCATCTGCTGCGCAAAGTCGAAAAACTGAATGCTAAAGGCGACAAGCAAGTCATCAAGACTTGGTCGCGCGCCTCGACCATTCTTCCGCAGATGATCGGTCACACCATTGCGGTGCATAACGGTCGTCAACATGTGCCGGTCTATGTCACCGAGCAGATGGTGGGTCACAAACTGGGTGAATTCGCCCCGACCCGCACCTTCCGCGGTCATACCAAGGATAAGAAAGCCGGTCGTTGA
- the rplV gene encoding 50S ribosomal protein L22 has product MAVDTANEVKAIARYIRMSPSKVRRVLDQLRGRSYREALILLEFMPYKSCEPILKVLRSAVANAEHNQGLDPTQLVISQAYADMGPSLKRFRPRAQGRAYQIRKQTCHITIAVAPQV; this is encoded by the coding sequence ATGGCTGTAGATACTGCAAACGAAGTCAAGGCGATCGCCCGCTATATCCGCATGTCACCCAGCAAGGTGCGTCGGGTGCTCGATCAGCTGCGCGGACGTTCGTACCGCGAGGCACTGATCTTGCTGGAGTTCATGCCTTACAAGTCCTGTGAACCGATCCTGAAGGTTCTGCGCTCGGCAGTTGCCAACGCTGAACACAATCAGGGTCTTGATCCCACCCAGTTGGTGATCAGTCAGGCCTACGCTGACATGGGGCCGTCCCTGAAGCGTTTCCGGCCTCGGGCACAAGGTCGTGCTTACCAAATCCGCAAGCAGACCTGCCACATCACGATTGCTGTGGCCCCGCAAGTCTAG
- the rpsC gene encoding 30S ribosomal protein S3, with the protein MGQKINPVGFRLGVTQEHRSRWFADPNRYPQLLQEDKKIRDYVRKNLSNAGIADIRVERKADQVELEIRTARPGVVVGRGGAGIDTLREGLQALLKDPSRQIRINVIEVERVDADAALLGEYIAQQLERRVAFRRCVRQAIQRAQRAGVQGIKIQVAGRLNGAEIARTEWTREGRVPLHTLRADIDYAYTTATTTYGILGIKVWVFRGEIIPGQEDAAPSNVGQPRRRNQQRRRQQFEDRSNEG; encoded by the coding sequence GTGGGACAAAAGATTAATCCAGTCGGATTCCGCCTCGGCGTCACCCAAGAGCACCGCTCGCGTTGGTTCGCCGACCCCAACCGTTATCCGCAACTGCTGCAAGAAGATAAGAAAATCCGCGACTACGTTCGCAAGAACCTCAGCAATGCCGGTATCGCCGACATTCGGGTGGAACGGAAAGCTGATCAGGTTGAGCTGGAAATTCGTACGGCTCGCCCTGGCGTGGTCGTCGGCCGTGGTGGTGCCGGTATCGACACCTTGCGTGAAGGTCTGCAAGCGCTGCTGAAAGATCCCAGCCGTCAAATCCGGATCAACGTCATCGAAGTTGAGCGGGTTGATGCTGACGCAGCTTTGCTGGGCGAATACATCGCTCAACAGCTCGAGCGTCGGGTTGCCTTCCGCCGCTGTGTACGCCAAGCCATTCAACGGGCTCAGCGTGCTGGTGTCCAAGGCATCAAGATTCAAGTGGCTGGCCGCTTGAACGGGGCTGAGATTGCTCGGACCGAATGGACGCGTGAAGGTCGAGTGCCGCTGCACACGCTGCGGGCGGACATTGACTACGCCTACACCACGGCCACCACGACCTACGGGATTCTGGGAATCAAGGTTTGGGTCTTCCGGGGTGAAATCATCCCAGGTCAAGAAGACGCAGCTCCCAGCAACGTCGGTCAGCCGCGTCGTCGCAACCAACAGCGCCGTCGCCAGCAGTTTGAAGATCGCTCTAACGAAGGTTAA
- the rplP gene encoding 50S ribosomal protein L16 yields the protein MLSPRRTKFRKQQRGRMTGKATRGNTLAFGNFGLQALECSWITARQIEASRRAMTRYTRRGGKIWIRIFPDKPITMRPAETRMGSGKGNPEFWVAVVKPGRILFEIGGEVAEETAREAMRLASHKLPIKTKFITRDSEAQEA from the coding sequence ATGCTCAGTCCACGTCGTACCAAATTCCGGAAGCAGCAACGTGGCCGCATGACCGGCAAAGCGACGCGCGGGAATACTCTCGCCTTCGGTAACTTCGGTCTGCAGGCGCTGGAATGCTCCTGGATCACGGCTCGCCAAATTGAGGCTAGCCGTCGTGCCATGACCCGCTACACCCGCCGGGGCGGCAAAATCTGGATTCGGATTTTCCCCGATAAGCCAATCACGATGCGCCCTGCTGAAACCCGGATGGGTTCTGGTAAAGGCAACCCCGAATTCTGGGTGGCGGTGGTTAAACCCGGCCGCATCCTCTTTGAAATTGGGGGCGAGGTTGCTGAAGAGACGGCTCGTGAAGCAATGCGTCTGGCTTCTCACAAGCTGCCGATCAAAACCAAGTTCATCACTCGCGACAGCGAAGCTCAGGAGGCGTAG
- the rpmC gene encoding 50S ribosomal protein L29: protein MALPKIEDVRNLSDADLAEKIAEAKRELFDLRFQRATRQLEKPHLFKHTKHRLAQLLTIERERQ, encoded by the coding sequence ATGGCTCTGCCGAAGATTGAGGACGTGCGGAATCTCAGTGACGCCGACCTCGCTGAAAAAATTGCCGAAGCCAAACGGGAGCTGTTTGATCTCCGTTTTCAACGGGCGACCCGGCAACTTGAAAAGCCCCATCTTTTCAAACACACCAAACATCGTCTGGCTCAGCTGCTCACCATCGAACGTGAGCGCCAATAG
- the rpsQ gene encoding 30S ribosomal protein S17: protein MAVKERVGTVVSDKMDKTVVVAVEDRTAHPKYGKIVVRTKRYKAHDEDNRAKTGDRVRIQETRPLSRTKRWTVAEILESVGA from the coding sequence ATGGCAGTCAAAGAACGCGTGGGCACCGTCGTCAGCGACAAGATGGATAAAACCGTCGTTGTGGCTGTCGAAGACCGTACCGCCCACCCCAAATACGGAAAGATCGTTGTTCGGACGAAGCGCTACAAGGCGCATGATGAGGACAATCGCGCCAAGACTGGCGATCGCGTCCGCATTCAGGAAACCCGTCCGCTGAGCCGCACCAAGCGCTGGACTGTGGCTGAGATTCTCGAAAGCGTCGGTGCCTGA
- the rplN gene encoding 50S ribosomal protein L14 — MIQQETYLNVADNSGARKLMCIRVLGSNRRYAGVGDVIIAVVKDALPNMPVKKSDVVRAVIVRTKKSLRRDSGNVIRFDDNAAVIINADGNPRGTRVFGPVARELRDRNFTKIVSLAPEVI, encoded by the coding sequence ATGATTCAGCAGGAAACCTATCTCAACGTTGCCGATAACAGTGGCGCTCGGAAGCTGATGTGCATCCGCGTCCTGGGCAGCAACCGCCGCTATGCCGGCGTCGGCGATGTGATTATCGCCGTGGTCAAGGATGCTCTCCCCAACATGCCGGTCAAAAAATCGGACGTGGTGCGGGCTGTAATCGTCCGGACGAAAAAAAGCTTGCGGCGCGATAGCGGCAACGTCATCCGTTTCGATGACAACGCAGCGGTGATCATCAATGCCGATGGCAACCCTCGTGGTACGCGGGTCTTTGGCCCCGTGGCTCGGGAGCTGCGCGATCGCAACTTCACCAAAATTGTTTCGCTTGCTCCGGAGGTGATCTAA
- the rplX gene encoding 50S ribosomal protein L24: MAVQKPVRHKVHVKKGDTVQVIAGKDKGTVGEVLQVFPKTSRVLVKGVNLRTKHVKPRQEGESGQIVVEEASIHSSNVQLYSTAQKVASRVAYTFTEDGRKVRKLKKTGEIID; encoded by the coding sequence ATGGCTGTTCAAAAGCCAGTTCGCCACAAAGTTCACGTCAAAAAAGGTGACACCGTTCAGGTGATTGCCGGCAAAGACAAAGGCACCGTGGGCGAAGTGCTCCAGGTCTTCCCAAAAACTAGCCGTGTGTTGGTCAAGGGCGTCAACCTGCGCACCAAACACGTCAAGCCTCGCCAAGAAGGGGAGTCTGGCCAAATCGTGGTTGAGGAAGCCTCGATTCACAGCTCCAACGTGCAGCTCTACTCCACCGCTCAAAAAGTGGCGAGCCGAGTGGCCTACACCTTCACGGAAGACGGTCGGAAAGTGCGCAAGCTCAAAAAGACCGGCGAAATCATCGATTGA
- the rplE gene encoding 50S ribosomal protein L5, which yields MSLKTKYRDIIVPKLMKEFGYTNIHQVPKVVKVTINRGLGEAAQNAKALESSLAEVAKIAGQKPVVTRAKKAIAGFKIRAGMPVGLMVTLRGDRRDAFLERLINLALPRIRDFRGISPRSFDGRGNYTLGLREQLIFPEITYDSIDQIRGMDITIVTSANSDEEGRALLRELGMPFREN from the coding sequence ATGTCCCTCAAAACCAAGTACCGAGACATCATCGTTCCGAAATTGATGAAGGAGTTCGGCTACACGAACATTCATCAAGTTCCCAAAGTTGTCAAAGTGACGATTAACCGTGGCTTGGGCGAAGCAGCCCAGAATGCCAAGGCGTTAGAGTCCTCCCTCGCTGAAGTTGCTAAGATCGCTGGTCAAAAGCCAGTTGTCACTCGGGCGAAAAAAGCGATCGCAGGCTTCAAGATTCGTGCTGGCATGCCTGTCGGCTTGATGGTGACCTTGCGGGGCGATCGTCGCGATGCGTTCCTCGAACGGTTGATCAATCTGGCCCTGCCGCGAATTCGTGACTTTCGTGGCATCAGCCCCCGTAGCTTTGACGGGCGTGGGAACTACACCCTTGGTCTGCGCGAGCAGCTGATCTTTCCCGAGATCACTTACGACAGCATCGACCAGATCCGCGGCATGGACATCACCATTGTCACCAGTGCCAACAGCGACGAAGAAGGCCGTGCGCTGCTGCGTGAGCTGGGCATGCCCTTCCGGGAGAACTAA
- the rpsH gene encoding 30S ribosomal protein S8: MAVNDPIADMLTRIRNASEARHATTVVPASRLARSIAEVLKREGFIADFEESGEGVQRHLVLSLKYKGKNQQPIIKALKRVSKPGLRVYSNRRDLPRVLGGIGIAIISTSQGIMTDRDARRQGVGGEVLCYVW; this comes from the coding sequence ATGGCGGTCAACGATCCGATTGCAGATATGCTGACGCGCATCCGGAATGCCAGCGAAGCGCGCCACGCGACCACCGTGGTGCCCGCATCCCGGCTTGCTCGCAGTATTGCTGAAGTGCTCAAGCGCGAAGGCTTCATCGCTGACTTTGAAGAAAGCGGCGAAGGCGTTCAACGTCACCTTGTGCTGAGCCTGAAATACAAGGGCAAAAATCAGCAGCCCATCATCAAAGCCCTCAAGCGGGTCAGCAAACCCGGCTTGCGAGTTTATTCCAACCGTCGTGACCTACCGCGCGTTTTGGGCGGTATTGGCATCGCGATTATCTCCACTTCCCAAGGCATCATGACGGACCGAGATGCTCGGCGTCAGGGAGTGGGTGGCGAAGTGCTCTGCTACGTCTGGTAG
- the rplF gene encoding 50S ribosomal protein L6: protein MSRIGKRPIPIPAKVSVAIDGRLVSVKGPKGELSRELPSGVVVTQEDGNIIVSRADESRLARQRHGLSRTLVANLVEGVDAGFQKRLEIIGVGYRAQVQGKTLVLNVGYSNPVQIEPPDGIQFAVENNTNVIVSGISKEVVGNTAARIRAVRPPEPYKGKGIRYAGEVVLRKAGKTGKK from the coding sequence GTGTCTCGTATTGGTAAACGTCCCATCCCTATCCCCGCGAAGGTCAGCGTGGCGATCGACGGTCGTTTGGTGTCTGTCAAAGGCCCCAAAGGCGAACTGAGTCGCGAGCTACCCAGCGGCGTTGTCGTGACTCAAGAAGACGGCAACATCATCGTGTCGCGCGCCGATGAATCGCGCCTTGCCCGCCAACGTCACGGCCTGAGCCGGACGCTGGTTGCCAACTTGGTTGAGGGCGTCGATGCCGGCTTCCAAAAGCGCTTGGAAATCATCGGTGTTGGTTACCGGGCCCAAGTTCAAGGCAAGACCTTGGTCTTGAATGTCGGCTACAGCAACCCTGTGCAAATTGAACCGCCCGATGGCATTCAGTTTGCAGTCGAGAACAACACCAACGTGATTGTTAGCGGCATTAGTAAAGAAGTCGTGGGTAACACGGCTGCCCGCATCCGCGCCGTGCGGCCCCCTGAACCCTACAAGGGTAAAGGGATTCGCTATGCAGGCGAGGTTGTCCTCCGTAAGGCTGGCAAGACAGGTAAGAAGTGA
- the rplR gene encoding 50S ribosomal protein L18 produces MKVSRRESTRRRHRRVRRTIVGTPARPRLSVFRSNNHIYAQVIDDAAGHTLAAASSLDPDLRQALTSGGNQQASAAVGKLIAERAQAKGVTTVVFDRGGNLYHGRVKALAEAAREAGLEF; encoded by the coding sequence ATGAAAGTAAGTCGTCGCGAATCCACCCGTCGCAGACACCGCCGTGTTCGCCGCACGATTGTCGGCACGCCGGCTCGTCCGCGTCTGTCGGTGTTTCGCTCCAACAACCACATCTATGCGCAAGTGATCGACGATGCTGCGGGCCACACGTTGGCTGCTGCATCCAGTCTCGATCCGGATCTGCGCCAAGCATTGACGTCTGGTGGCAACCAGCAAGCTTCGGCAGCCGTCGGCAAGCTGATTGCCGAACGGGCTCAAGCCAAAGGCGTTACGACTGTCGTGTTCGATCGCGGCGGCAACCTTTACCATGGTCGCGTCAAGGCTTTGGCCGAGGCGGCCCGCGAAGCTGGACTGGAGTTCTAG